One Dictyostelium discoideum AX4 chromosome 3 chromosome, whole genome shotgun sequence genomic region harbors:
- a CDS encoding regulator of chromosome condensation domain-containing protein (Similar to RCC1), with amino-acid sequence MAFGALIVFGKNSHGQIGIEIDKEFIYNQDNYTGIPTLLPNYYNVKKVSCGVQHTGFITGTGNLYMFGNGSFGKLGTGDTEDRSEPTLVEMNHSIRDLQCGNDHSIALTSSSQVLTWGSSSLGRLGQGKTLAIYQPKLVPGLSNIESVYAGGASSAAISKDTVQRKLYTWGYNKYGQLGINNQTDQYTPFRCVFFDNIGIKTLAIGDRHMGAIDLKGELYTWGMNEEYQLGDGSSFNKSLPIPIKVKSFQKFATIQCGGTYTCAVGENGSFWCWGTFVDEYSSSVPKCLVEATTTTTTTTTTTTTAAANGNSGGFIDFDCSSDCGKHVLARSQNNQVFAFGWNRYGQSATEEEIYADTVPISNCKEIIGFPSQVSTGSYHSALLYDNPQELLAQLLWTGKMEHYKNMWYHCDTKSAVTYRNSNGDSLLHIIAKKRLGYRDVTFFNVEEILAPNLKTLNKENLPPYFYNAEILKWPLKSVASNLLSDINFTNKITGDNCLHFFAKKLSIKEFEIAIKAGANHKQRNYQDERPFDLLDKDVAFEIKKQNKLYDIGIVYTSEYVDLANRLKYSLEDNLITACLISSESNENRNCYGYIFFVSSKSLTLSYQVNLLLTFLSKLPMVSIWAEKTKITDPTLESCIFRSQLVDFSSYEIYNDSFSVLLEGVYNMLNTKDSKSSKSGDGDNEDEDDSDNKHDVDTIPHSISGSESIFISFDPNSEKTFKPLFDFFKENGITIVPREKKVISSWVVVVIISEVAFTPLIRDEISLAENRGKPLIPIYYTDKILDEASRYTFSNSPKIFFNQNGFSQLLLLIKLNFKLLHQTEKLIKLKK; translated from the coding sequence ATGGCATTTGGGGCATTGATTGTATTTGGTAAGAATTCTCATGGTCAAATtggtattgaaattgataaagagTTTATTTATAATCAAGATAATTATACAGGTATACCAACTTTATTaccaaattattataatgttAAAAAGGTGTCATGTGGTGTGCAACATACAGGATTCATTACTGGAACAGGCAATTTATATATGTTTGGTAATGGTAGTTTTGGTAAATTGGGTACAGGCGATACTGAAGATAGATCAGAGCCAACACTAGTGGAGATGAATCACTCAATTAGAGATTTACAATGCGGGAATGATCATTCAATAGCGTTGACTTCCTCATCGCAAGTTTTGACATGGGGCAGTTCATCACTGGGCCGTTTGGGTCAAGGGAAGACCCTGGCTATCTATCAGCCCAAACTCGTGCCGGGCTTGAGTAACATTGAAAGTGTGTATGCGGGTGGTGCGTCGTCTGCTGCCATTAGTAAAGATACCGTTCAGCGTAAGTTGTATACATGGGGATACAACAAGTACGGTCAGTTGGGGATTAATAACCAAACTGACCAATACACACCATTTCGTTGTGTTTTCTTTGATAATATTGGTATCAAAACCCTCGCCATTGGCGATAGACACATGGGTGCGATCGATCTAAAAGGCGAGCTCTACACATGGGGTATGAACGAAGAGTATCAGTTAGGCGATGGCTCATCATTCAACAAATCACTACCAATCCCAATTAAAGTTaaatcatttcaaaaattCGCCACCATTCAATGTGGTGGTACTTACACATGCGCAGTTGGTGAAAATGGTAGTTTTTGGTGTTGGGGTACATTTGTTGACGAATATTCTTCATCAGTTCCAAAATGTTTAGTTGAAgctacaactacaaccaccaccaccaccacaacaacaacgacaGCAGCAGCAAAtggtaatagtggtggttttattgattttgattgttCATCAGATTGTGGTAAACATGTTTTGGCGAGAAGtcaaaataatcaagttTTTGCATTTGGTTGGAATAGATATGGTCAATCTGCGACAGAGGAGGAGATTTATGCTGATACTgtaccaatttcaaattgtaAGGAGATCATTGGTTTTCCAAGTCAAGTTTCAACAGGTTCTTATCATAGTGCATTACTTTATGATAATCCACAAGAGTTATTGGCTCAATTATTGTGGACTGGTAAAATGGAGCATTATAAAAACATGTGGTATCATTGTGATACCAAATCAGCAGTTACCTATAGGAATAGTAATGGAGATAGTTTGCTACATATTATAGCCAAAAAACGATTGGGTTATCGTGATGTCACATTTTTCAATGTTGAAGAAATTTTAGCACCAAATCTTAAAACTTTaaacaaagaaaatttaCCACCATACTTTTACAATGCAGAAATCTTAAAATGGCCTTTAAAATCGGTTGCTTCTAATCTACTATCAGATATTAATTTCACTAATAAGATAACAGGTGATAATTGTTTACATTTTTTCGCAAAAAAGTTATCAATAAAGGAATTTGAGATAGCGATTAAAGCAGGTGCAAATCATAAACAAAGAAACTATCAAGATGAAAGACCATTTGATTTATTGGATAAGGATGTCGCATTTGAAATAAAGAAACAAAATAAGTTGTATGATATTGGTATAGTTTACACTAGTGAATATGTAGACTTGGCCAATAGGTTGAAGTATTCATTAGAAGACAATTTAATAACAGCTTGTTTAATTAGTTcagaatcaaatgaaaatcgTAATTGCTATGGTTATATATTCTTTGTCTCTTCTAAATCCCTAACCCTCAGCTATCAAGTGAATCTATTGTTAACTTTTCTTTCAAAATTACCAATGGTTTCAATTTGGGctgaaaaaactaaaatcaCCGACCCAACTTTGGAATCTTGTATTTTCCGTTCACAATTGGTCGATTTCTCATCATATGAAATCTATAATGACTCTTTCAGTGTTTTATTAGAAGGTGTTTATAATATGTTAAATACTAAAGATTCAAAAAGTTCAAAATCAGGTGATGGAGATAATgaggatgaagatgatagTGATAATAAACATGATGTTGATACTATACCTCATTCAATCTCTGGTTCTGAATCAATTTTCATATCATTCGATCCAAATAGtgaaaaaacttttaaaccATTATTCGATTTCTTTAAAGAGAATGGTATCACAATTGTACCAAGAGAGAAAAAAGTTATCTCAAGTTGGGTAGTTGTGGTAATTATATCAGAGGTTGCATTTACACCTTTAATTCGTGATGAAATTTCATTGGCTGAAAATAGAGGTAAACCTTTAATTCCAATCTATTATACCgataaaattttagatgAAGCTTCTCGTTatacattttcaaattctccaaaaatatttttcaacCAAAATGGTTTCTCtcaattacttttattaattaaattaaattttaaattacttCATCAaactgaaaaattaattaaattaaaaaaataa
- the gefI gene encoding Ras guanine nucleotide exchange factor, which translates to MSNPVCISNSTNGSSNSLNGESVSPNRLGSSPGSPISKASSFDLNGKKPTKSNVVRLLLNRTNSGSNLLSKRRTSETGDDDSNSSVGLLNNSTGSIGKMNTPESSPKSSYILSSSIGSGGSGGGGGSSGSLQNLDSASNNSSGPRSRSGSLGKNNSSQQNNNNLILDPNFNNIDKSLWTVRSLKEHSNLVDIMERIKPASRAISFGQIYASEETQFEFDPVIGRDNILQLILQHLQFEGLMDSRKILEEEAKIQYPEYTFNESRLVTLLRAVIKDSDKVFDLTLNDRDKDSQQKLEEHLAFLGLFKDESQTNMVEDVNIYDEPENSNIIYVDEKDNDKPSKDSPTTATTTTTATTIAPSTSINNLSSLSVSISSNNINNNNNNNNNINNLNSTQLISNTQQQQATPNTPPQGLKSTQSITGSTGTLGPQVKAASLNKLVILLTPENNHDLEYTKTFLLMYQSFTTPEILLQKLIQRYHVPQKAGQSVAEWRQRSTHIQLRVLNVLKTWIKDYFSDFSEKLILAIKSLLESMRQTGNMSYAKVISDALNSGLKKSGRNNTVFTVSAPEPKVPKNIWSHNLDIFSVDEEEISRQLTLMDFEIFSNIKSTELLNQCWNKPKLRHRSPNVLELIGRFNEISQWTATSILSWPKVKDRARIMGKFIKIAEYCMKHLNNFNTSMAILSGLNASSVHRLKFTKEELPRHTQQVYTELQFHLSSAQAYKEYRALLAKANPPCLPYLGVYLTDLTFFEEGNPDFIQGFINFGKRKLIYGSISNVQSFQNTKYNLQPVYQIAKLLKGFKLLEENELYTRSMSFEPRNKERSEIL; encoded by the exons atgtcaAATCCAGTCTGT atAAGTAATAGTACAAACGGAAGTAGTAATAGTTTAAATGGGGAATCAGTATCACCAAATAGATTGGGATCATCTCCAGGTTCGCCAATTTCAAAAGCATCAT catttgatttaaatggtaaaaaaCCTACCAAAAGTAATGTTgtaagattattattaaatagaaCTAATTCTGGAAgcaatttattatcaaaaagaaGAACTTCAGAGACAGGAGATGATGATAGTAATTCTAGTGTTGGTTTATTGAATAACAGTACTGGTAGTATAGGTAAAATGAATACACCAGAATCATCACCCAAATCATCATATATTCTAAGTAGTAGtattggtagtggtggtagtggtggtggaggtggtagtagtggtagtctTCAAAATTTAGATAGTgctagtaataatagtagtggcCCAAGGAGTAGAAGTGGTAGTcttggtaaaaataatagtagccaacaaaataataataatttaatattagacccaaattttaataatattgataaatcattatgGACTGTTAGATCATTAAAAGAACATTCAAATCTTGTTGATATTATGGAAAGAATTAAACCAGCAAGTAGAGCCATTTCATTTGGTCAAATTTATGCAAGTGAAGAAActcaatttgaatttgatccAGTTATTGGTCGTGATaatattttacaattaattttacaacaTTTACAATTTGAAGGTTTAATGGACTCTAGAAAAATTTTAGAAGAGGAAGCTAAAATTCAATATCCAGAATATACATTCAATGAATCAAGATTAGTCACCTTATTACGTGCTGTCATAAAAGATTCTGATAAAGTTTTCGATCTAACTCTAAATGATAGAGATAAAGATTCTCAACAAAAATTAGAAGAACATTTAGCATTCCTTGGTTTATTCAAAGATGAATCTCAAACTAATATGGTTGAAGATGTAAATATCTATGATGAAcctgaaaattcaaatattatatatgtagatgaaaaagataatgataaacCTTCAAAAGATTcaccaacaacagcaacaacaacaacgacagcaacaacaattgcACCAAGTAcaagtattaataatttatcaagttTATCAGTTAGTATAagttcaaataatataaataataataataataataataataatataaataatttaaatagtacACAATTAATTAGTAatacacaacaacaacaagcaacACCAAATACACCACCACAAGGTTTAAAATCAACACAATCAATTACAGGATCAACTGGTACATTAGGACCACAAGTTAAAGCAgcatcattaaataaattagtaattttattaacacCAGAGAATAATCATGATTTAGAGTATACAAagacatttttattaatgtaTCAATCATTTACAACACCAGAGATATTATTACAGAAATTGATTCAACGTTATCATGTACCACAAAAGGCAGGTCAATCAGTTGCAGAATGGAGACAACGTTCAACTCATATTCAACTTCGTGTACTAAATGTATTGAAAACTTGGATCAAAGATTATTTCTCTGATTTCTCTGAAAAGTTAATACTTGccattaaatcattattggAATCAATGAGACAAACTGGTAATATGTCTTATGCAAAGGTGATTTCCGATGCCTTGAATTCAGGTTTAAAGAAAAGTGGTCGTAATAACACGGTTTTCACAGTTTCAGCACCCGAGCCTAAAGTACCTAAAAACATTTGGTCTCACAATTTAGACATTTTCTCTGTGGATGAAGAGGAGATCTCTAGACAATTGACCTTGATGGACTTTGAAatcttttcaaatattaaatcaactgAACTTTTAAATCAGTGTTGGAATAAACCAAAACTACGTCACCGTTCTCCAAAtgttttagaattaattggTCGTTTCAATGAAATCTCTCAATGGACTGCCACTTCGATTCTCTCATGGCCCAAGGTTAAAGACAGAGCTAGAATCATGGGTAAATTCATAAAGATCGCTGAATACTGTATGAagcatttaaataatttcaatactTCAATGGCAATTCTTTCCGGTTTAAACGCTTCCTCAGTGCACAGATTAAAATTCACAAAAGAGGAATTACCAAGACACACTCAACAAGTTTACACAGAGTTACAATTTCATCTAAGTTCAGCCCAAGCTTACAAAGAGTATCGTGCTTTATTAGCCAAGGCTAATCCACCATGTTTACCTTATCTTGGTGTTTATTTAACAGATTTAACATTCTTTGAAGAAGGTAATCCCGATTTCATTCAAGGTTTTATCAATTTCGGTAAAAGAAAGTTAATCTATGGTTCAATCTCAAATGTTCAAAGTTTTCAAAAtacaaaatataatttacaaCCTGTTTATCAAATtgcaaaattattaaaaggttTTAAACTTTTAGAAGAAAATGAACTTTATACAAGATCAATGTCTTTTGAACCaagaaataaagaaagaagtgaaattttataa
- the uglA gene encoding uracil glycosylase yields the protein MSGKITDFFEKKTTTTIDEAENKDNDKELTSTTTTTTTTSTTSKKKVAAAPKKKAAVASKKRKHESSDEETDKEEQQNDDDDDGEEKVENNNNNKKLKNEEKSEEINSTITDNNYYDDIENYFTDKQWKEALSGEFGKAYFKKMITQLNKRYSSKEKPIYPPKNEIFSAFNYAHLEDVKVVIIGQDPYHGKGQAHGLSFSVKKGVSPPPSLINIYKELETDIEGFKRPLKNGFLEPWARQGVFLLNAVLTVEEATPNSHKDFGWADFTDAVLKILSKQDQPIVFILWGGFAQKKEKLFTNKNHLVLKSGHPSPLSIKHFIGCKHFSKSNEFLKSKGIEEIDWKITE from the coding sequence atgagCGGGAAAATCACAGATTTCTTTGAGAAaaagacaacaacaactataGATGAAGcagaaaataaagataatgataaagaattaacttctaccactaccaccaccacaacaacctcCACCacctcaaaaaaaaaagtagctgcagcaccaaaaaaaaaagcagcTGTAGCatctaaaaaaagaaaacatgAATCGTCAGATGAAGAAACAGATaaagaagaacaacaaaacgatgatgatgacgatggtGAAGAAAAAGtcgaaaataataataataataaaaaattaaaaaatgaagagAAATCTGAAGAAATTAATTCGACAATAACAGATAACAATTATtatgatgatattgaaaattattttacagATAAACAATGGAAAGAAGCATTGAGTGGTGAATTTGGTAAAGCATATTTTAAGAAAATGATAacacaattaaataaacgtTATAGTTCAAAAGAGAAACCAATTTATCCACCAAAGAATGAGATTTTCTCTGCATTTAATTACGCACATTTGGAGGATGTCAAGGTGGTTATCATTGGTCAAGATCCGTACCATGGCAAGGGTCAAGCTCATGGCTTGAGTTTCTCGGTCAAGAAGGGggtatcaccaccaccatcattgATTAATATCTACAAAGAGTTGGAGACTGATATCGAGGGCTTTAAAAGACCTTTGAAAAACGGCTTCTTAGAGCCATGGGCTAGACAGGGTGTGTTCTTACTTAACGCTGTCTTGACAGTGGAAGAGGCAACACCAAATTCTCACAAAGATTTCGGTTGGGCTGATTTCACTGATGCCGTATTAAAAATACTAAGTAAACAAGATCAACCAATCGTTTTCATTTTGTGGGGTGGCTTTGCTCAAAAGAAGGAAAAACTATtcacaaataaaaatcatttgGTTTTAAAGAGTGGTCATCcttcaccattatcaattaaacatTTCATTGGTTGTAAACATTtctcaaaatcaaatgaatttttaaaatcaaaaggtattgaagaaattgattGGAAGATTAcagaataa